One genomic window of Cannabis sativa cultivar Pink pepper isolate KNU-18-1 chromosome 2, ASM2916894v1, whole genome shotgun sequence includes the following:
- the LOC115719184 gene encoding protein LIGHT-DEPENDENT SHORT HYPOCOTYLS 1 → MDIVSEPNNNNNNSNNHMASYKATSSGTTTTTTVTTDANSASLIGGGSAGAATTPSRYENQKRRDWNTFCQYLRNHRPPLSLPMCSGAHVLEFLRYLDQFGKTKVHNQTCPFFGLPNPPAPCPCPLRQAWGSLDALIGRLRAAYEEHGGRPEANPFGARAVRLYLREVRDFQAKARGVSYEKKRKRPKPKITSTTAAASANAAAASATGTS, encoded by the coding sequence atgGATATAGTTTCAGaacccaacaacaacaacaacaacagtaaCAATCACATGGCTTCATACAAAGCCACATCCTCAggcactactactactactaccgTTACAACAGATGCCAACTCAGCTTCCTTAATCGGCGGAGGCTCGGCTGGAGCAGCCACGACGCCGAGCCGGTACGAGAACCAGAAGAGGAGAGACTGGAACACCTTCTGCCAGTACCTGAGGAACCACCGGCCACCACTGTCTCTCCCGATGTGTAGCGGGGCCCACGTGCTCGAGTTCCTCCGTTACCTAGACCAGTTCGGGAAGACTAAGGTTCACAACCAAACCTGCCCCTTTTTCGGTCTCCCTAATCCTCCGGCTCCCTGCCCCTGCCCGCTCCGCCAGGCCTGGGGCAGCCTCGATGCCCTGATCGGTCGCCTCCGCGCAGCCTACGAAGAACACGGTGGTCGACCCGAAGCTAACCCGTTCGGTGCACGCGCCGTCAGGCTTTACTTGCGTGAGGTTAGGGACTTTCAGGCCAAAGCCCGCGGTGTTAGCTatgagaagaagaggaagaggcCTAAGCCCAAAATCACATCCACCACCGCTGCTGCCTCCGCCAACGCCGCTGCTGCTTCCGCCACCGGTACTAGTTAG